A part of Aegilops tauschii subsp. strangulata cultivar AL8/78 chromosome 2, Aet v6.0, whole genome shotgun sequence genomic DNA contains:
- the LOC109773579 gene encoding F-box/LRR-repeat protein At3g26922: MASGEDRISALPEDILHHVLRLLPAHEVVRTCLLARRWRGVWRSVPTLRFTGAKGWGSADMFAQFVDHLLHLRCEGDGPPLDSCDFDFDSDGIMLLPAKEWHASNWLWKALPRVRALRLRLRIVDEQEALPLSYMHLFSQHLTRLELVGVSFNNSVADFSGCPALVELSMDTCDVFMKQLLSPSLKHLRIARCYISDRYRILISLPNLVSLELIECHRGRVPLLGSLPRLARAVVVLNEHCADQCSQDQLDSCGAERRDICYGCYYYYGDPAHGPHYDRNDCIFLKGLSEATDLELSADSVVTVLNRDLKWCPTFTKLKTLLLNDWCLAADHNALICFLQHSPILGKLTLQLFEGPSYVTEAEGIYKPLGQSVASNCLKIVEIKCANVDKKVHQILKILTTYGIHLEQISVQQTSRIPGSGCFNFVCTGFS, translated from the exons ATGGCGAGCGGGGAGGACCGCATCAGCGCCCTCCCGGAGGACATCCTCCACCACGTGCTCCGCCTCCTGCCGGCTCATGAGGTGGTGCGGACGTGCTTGCTCGCCCGCCGCTGGCGCGGCGTCTGGAGGTCCGTGCCCACCCTCCGCTTCACCGGGGCCAAGGGGTGGGGCAGCGCCGACATGTTCGCCCAATTTGTGGACCACTTGCTCCACCTCAGGTGCGAGGGCGACGGTCCGCCTCTGGATTCCTGCGATTTCGACTTTGATTCCGACGGAATCATGCTGTTGCCCGCTAAGGAGTGGCATGCGAGCAACTGGCTCTGGAAAGCCCTGCCTCGTGTTCGGGCTCTCCGGCTCCGGCTTCGTATTGTCGACGAGCAGGAAGCCTTGCCACTATCTTATATGCATCTCTTCTCCCAGCACCTCACGAGATTAGAGCTTGTTGGTGTCTCTTTCAACAACAGCGTCGCTGATTTTTCAGGCTGTCCGGCATTGGTGGAACTGAGTATGGATACTTGTGACGTCTTTATGAAACAACTGCTGTCTCCATCCTTGAAACATCTGCGAATTGCCCGCTGCTATATTTCTGATCGTTACCGCATTCTTATTTCTCTACCAAATCTTGTTTCGCTTGAGTTGATCGAATGCCACCGAGGAAGGGTTCCATTGCTTGGAAGCTTGCCGCGGTTAGCAAGAGCTGTTGTGGTGCTTAACGAGCATTGTGCTGATCAATGCTCTCAGGATCAGCTTGATAGTTGTGGTGCTGAGAGAAGAGATATTTGTTATGgttgttattattattatgggGATCCTGCACATGGGCCTCATTATGACCGCAACGACTGCATCTTTCTCAAAGGTTTGTCAGAAGCCACAGACTTGGAGTTGTCAGCTGATTCTGTTGTG ACTGTTCTCAACAGGGATTTGAAGTGGTGCCCTACATTTACCAAGTTAAAGACTTTGCTACTAAATGATTGGTGTTTGGCTGCTGACCACAATGCACTAATTTGCTTTCTCCAACACTCACCAATTTTGGGGAAGCTTACCCTTCAACTTTTTGAG ggACCTTCATATGTAACTGAAGCAGAAGGAATATACAAACCATTGGGACAGTCAGTTGCATCCAACTGTCTTAAGATTGTTGAAATCAAATGTGCAAATGTTGATAAAAAGGTTCACCAAATTTTGAAGATACTGACTACTTATGGCATACACCTTGAGCAAATTAGTGTCCAACAAACTAGCAGAATTCCTGGATCTGGAT GTTTCAATTTTGTTTGCACTGGTTTCAGCTAA